A single window of Leclercia adecarboxylata DNA harbors:
- the pdhR gene encoding pyruvate dehydrogenase complex transcriptional repressor PdhR has protein sequence MAYSKIRQPKLSDVIEQQLEFLILEGTLRPGEKLPPERELAKQFDVSRPSLREAIQRLEAKGLLLRRQGGGTFVQNSLWQSFSDPLVELLSDHPESQFDLLETRHALEGIAAYYAALRSNDEDRERIRELHQAIERAQQSGDLDAESDAVVQYQIAVTEAAHNVVLLHLLRCMEPMLAQNVRQNFELLYARREMLPLVSNHRTRVFEAIMAGEPEQAREASHRHLAFIEEILLDRSREQSRRERSLRRIQQRKD, from the coding sequence ATGGCCTACAGCAAAATTCGCCAACCAAAATTATCCGATGTGATTGAGCAGCAGCTGGAGTTTTTGATCCTTGAGGGGACCCTGCGCCCCGGTGAAAAACTGCCACCTGAACGCGAACTGGCTAAACAGTTCGACGTTTCCCGTCCCTCGCTGCGTGAGGCGATCCAACGTCTCGAAGCCAAGGGCTTACTGCTTCGTCGCCAGGGTGGCGGAACCTTTGTGCAAAACAGCCTGTGGCAGAGTTTCAGCGACCCGTTAGTGGAGCTGCTCTCCGACCACCCAGAATCCCAGTTCGATCTGCTTGAGACCCGTCACGCGCTGGAAGGCATCGCGGCTTATTACGCGGCGCTGCGCAGCAATGATGAAGATCGTGAACGCATTCGCGAACTCCATCAGGCCATTGAACGGGCCCAACAGTCCGGCGATCTCGACGCCGAGTCCGACGCCGTCGTCCAGTATCAAATTGCCGTCACTGAAGCAGCCCACAACGTGGTGCTCCTCCATCTGCTACGCTGCATGGAGCCAATGCTTGCCCAGAACGTTCGTCAGAATTTTGAATTGTTGTATGCCCGTCGGGAGATGCTCCCGCTGGTCAGCAACCATCGCACTCGTGTATTCGAGGCGATAATGGCCGGGGAGCCGGAGCAGGCGCGTGAAGCGTCGCACCGTCACCTGGCTTTCATTGAGGAAATCTTGCTGGACCGCAGCCGTGAACAGAGTCGTAGAGAACGTTCACTGCGCCGCATACAGCAACGAAAGGATTAA
- the aceE gene encoding pyruvate dehydrogenase (acetyl-transferring), homodimeric type has translation MSERLQNDVDPIETRDWQQAIESVIREEGVERAQYLIEQMLSEARKGGVKVAAGAGANNYVNTIAVEDEPEYPGNLDLERRIRSAIRWNAIMTVLRASKKDLELGGHMASFQSSATVYEVCFNHFFRARTEKDGGDLVYFQGHISPGVYARAFLEGRLTEEQMNNFRQEVHGKGLSSYPHPKLMPEFWQFPTVSMGLGPIGAIYQAKFLKYLEHRGLKDTSQQTVYAFLGDGEMDEPESKGAITIATREKLDNLCFIINCNLQRLDGPVTGNGKIINELEGIFAGAGWNVIKVMWGGRWDELLRKDTSGKLLQLMQETVDGDYQTFKSKDGAYVREHFFGKYPETAALVADWTDDQIWALNRGGHDPKKVYAALKKAQETKGKATVILAHTVKGYGMGDTAEGKNIAHQVKKMNMDGVRYIRDRFNVPVTDEQVENLSYITFPEGSEEHTYLHAQRQKLNGYLPSRQVNFTEKLELPALEDFSQLLEEQNKEISTTIAFVRALNVMLKNKSIKDRLVPIIADEARTFGMEGLFRQIGIYSPNGQQYTPQDREQVAYYKEDEKGQILQEGINELGAGASWLAAATSYSTNNLPMIPFYIYYSMFGFQRIGDLCWQAGDQQARGFLVGGTSGRTTLNGEGLQHEDGHSHIQSLTIPNCISYDPSYAYEVAVIMHDGLTRMYGEAQENIYYYITTLNENYHMPAMPAGAEEGIRKGIYKLETVAGSKGKVQLLGSGSILRHVREAAQILANDYGVGSDVYSVTSFTELARDGQDCERWNMLHPMETPRVPYIAQVMNDAPAVASTDYMKLFAEQVRTYVPADDYRVLGTDGFGRSDSRENLRHHFEVDASYVVVAALGELAKRGEIDKKVVADAITKFNIDAEKVNPRLA, from the coding sequence ATGTCAGAACGTCTCCAAAATGACGTGGATCCGATCGAAACTCGCGACTGGCAACAGGCGATCGAATCGGTCATCCGTGAAGAAGGTGTTGAGCGCGCTCAGTATCTGATTGAACAGATGCTTTCTGAAGCCCGCAAAGGTGGCGTGAAAGTAGCTGCAGGTGCAGGGGCTAATAACTACGTAAACACGATTGCCGTCGAAGACGAACCGGAATACCCGGGCAATCTGGATCTGGAACGCCGCATCCGTTCTGCAATTCGCTGGAACGCCATCATGACCGTTCTGCGCGCGTCCAAAAAAGATCTGGAGCTGGGCGGCCACATGGCTTCCTTCCAGTCTTCTGCAACCGTTTATGAAGTGTGCTTCAACCACTTCTTCCGCGCGCGCACCGAGAAAGACGGCGGCGACCTGGTGTACTTCCAGGGCCACATCTCTCCGGGCGTCTACGCACGTGCGTTCCTGGAAGGTCGTCTGACTGAAGAGCAGATGAACAACTTCCGTCAGGAAGTTCACGGTAAAGGCCTGTCTTCTTATCCGCACCCGAAACTGATGCCAGAATTCTGGCAGTTCCCGACCGTATCCATGGGTCTGGGTCCAATCGGTGCGATCTACCAGGCTAAATTCCTGAAATATCTGGAACACCGTGGTCTGAAAGACACCTCTCAGCAGACCGTTTACGCCTTCCTGGGCGACGGCGAAATGGATGAGCCAGAATCTAAAGGTGCGATCACCATCGCGACCCGTGAGAAGCTGGACAACCTGTGCTTCATCATCAACTGTAACCTGCAGCGTCTGGATGGTCCGGTAACCGGTAACGGCAAGATCATCAACGAACTGGAAGGCATCTTCGCAGGTGCTGGCTGGAACGTGATTAAAGTCATGTGGGGCGGTCGTTGGGATGAGCTGCTGCGTAAAGATACCAGCGGTAAGCTGCTTCAGCTGATGCAGGAAACCGTTGACGGCGACTACCAGACCTTCAAATCTAAAGACGGTGCCTATGTACGTGAGCACTTCTTCGGTAAATACCCTGAGACCGCAGCGCTGGTTGCAGACTGGACTGACGATCAGATCTGGGCCCTGAACCGTGGTGGTCACGATCCGAAGAAAGTCTACGCTGCACTGAAAAAAGCGCAGGAAACCAAAGGCAAAGCAACTGTAATCCTGGCTCATACCGTTAAAGGTTATGGCATGGGTGACACTGCCGAAGGTAAAAACATCGCGCACCAGGTTAAGAAAATGAACATGGACGGCGTGCGTTATATCCGCGACCGTTTCAACGTTCCAGTGACCGACGAGCAGGTTGAAAACCTCTCTTACATCACCTTCCCTGAAGGTTCCGAAGAGCACACCTATCTGCACGCTCAGCGTCAGAAACTGAACGGCTACCTGCCGTCCCGTCAGGTGAACTTCACTGAGAAACTGGAACTGCCAGCGCTGGAAGACTTCTCTCAGCTGCTGGAAGAGCAGAACAAAGAGATCTCCACCACTATCGCCTTCGTGCGTGCCCTGAACGTGATGCTGAAGAACAAGTCGATCAAAGATCGTCTGGTTCCAATCATTGCTGACGAAGCGCGTACCTTCGGTATGGAAGGTCTGTTCCGTCAGATCGGTATCTACAGCCCGAACGGTCAGCAGTACACCCCGCAGGACCGCGAGCAGGTTGCATACTACAAAGAAGACGAGAAAGGTCAGATCCTGCAGGAAGGTATCAACGAGCTGGGTGCAGGCGCATCCTGGCTGGCTGCTGCGACCTCTTACAGCACTAACAACCTGCCGATGATCCCGTTCTACATCTACTACTCCATGTTCGGTTTCCAGCGTATCGGTGACCTGTGCTGGCAGGCTGGCGACCAACAGGCTCGCGGCTTCCTGGTAGGTGGTACTTCCGGTCGTACGACCCTGAACGGTGAAGGTCTGCAGCACGAAGATGGTCACAGCCACATTCAGTCTCTGACTATCCCTAACTGTATCTCTTACGACCCGTCGTACGCGTACGAAGTGGCAGTCATCATGCATGACGGTCTGACCCGTATGTACGGTGAAGCGCAAGAGAACATTTACTACTACATCACCACCCTGAACGAAAACTACCACATGCCGGCCATGCCAGCAGGTGCCGAGGAAGGTATCCGTAAAGGTATCTACAAACTCGAAACCGTTGCAGGTAGCAAAGGTAAAGTTCAGCTGCTGGGCTCCGGCTCTATCCTGCGTCACGTCCGTGAAGCAGCACAGATCCTGGCGAACGACTACGGCGTAGGTTCTGACGTCTACAGCGTAACCTCCTTCACCGAACTGGCACGTGATGGCCAGGATTGTGAGCGCTGGAACATGCTGCACCCAATGGAAACCCCACGCGTTCCGTACATCGCTCAGGTGATGAACGACGCGCCAGCGGTGGCTTCTACTGACTATATGAAACTGTTCGCTGAGCAGGTTCGTACTTACGTACCAGCTGATGACTATCGCGTTCTGGGTACTGACGGCTTCGGTCGTTCTGACAGCCGCGAAAACCTGCGTCACCACTTCGAAGTTGATGCTTCTTACGTGGTTGTAGCAGCACTGGGCGAACTGGCTAAACGTGGCGAAATCGATAAGAAAGTGGTTGCGGATGCAATTACCAAATTCAACATCGATGCAGAAAAAGTTAACCCGCGTCTGGCGTAA